The stretch of DNA ACATTAGGCAAACAAATCGGCTACAGTAAACTGAAAATCAGGAATGACCGGCGCGGCTGAAATTACATCGGAGCCTTTAAAAGCTTTCGACTCGTCGGGCGAAGTATAAACGTAGATTTTTTTCTGCTTGGGAATCACATACCAGACCAGCCGCGCACCTGCATCGAAATAATCCTGAATTTTTTCGAGTACATCTTCATAGAATTCGGAATCGGAAAGAATTTCGATGGGGAAAAGCGTTCGCTGACGCTCACCGTTTGCCGTTGCTCTGATTTGCGCCAGCGAGAAATAAGCCAGATCAGGCCGACGCTTACGAGTGTTATCTACGTAAGAATCCATCTCGGGCGTTAGTTCGTCGCCCGCCTGATAGGCAGCCGTTGCCGC from Spirosoma montaniterrae encodes:
- a CDS encoding Uma2 family endonuclease, encoding MLSTLEALRTLPTTLQTVDEFEQWEQQHPHEGSYEFVRGRIIEKNDMKQAEYLILKFLTRLFAATAAYQAGDELTPEMDSYVDNTRKRRPDLAYFSLAQIRATANGERQRTLFPIEILSDSEFYEDVLEKIQDYFDAGARLVWYVIPKQKKIYVYTSPDESKAFKGSDVISAAPVIPDFQFTVADLFA